One stretch of Miscanthus floridulus cultivar M001 chromosome 18, ASM1932011v1, whole genome shotgun sequence DNA includes these proteins:
- the LOC136522574 gene encoding lysine-specific demethylase JMJ703-like, whose protein sequence is MMGTEGIAATVIEDPEPSIPPGFGPFAAPASWGNDVKPADAHSSSVLALQSIDDDVEILEYLSSSVDRKSDTGCSISGSNTCRKSLRNRPPIDYSRFDQIAYEDSDAEVADKGVSSVKHRQQFPKGVLRGCPECADCQKVIARWNPSGARRPVLDEAPVYYPTEEEFQDTLKYIESIRPTAEPYGLCRIVPPASWKPPCLLKEKNIWECSKFSTRVQKVDKLQNRKSSKKSRRGGMMKKRRKISETEEINHNQIGMQQNQERFGFEPGPEFTLQMFQKYADDFSDQYFMKDKCRDSPPSVEDIEGEYWRIVERPTEEIEVIYGADLETGTFGSGFPKLCPEMKSDVEDKYAQSGWNLNNLPRLQGSVLSFEGGDISGVLVPWVYVGMCFSSFCWHVEDHHLYSLNYMHWGAPKMWYGVPGKDAVNLEAAMRKHLPELFEEQPDLLHNLVTQFSPSLLKSEGVPVYRCVQHEGEFVLTFPRAYHAGFNCGFNCAEAVNVAPIDWLPVGQNAVELYREQARKITISHDKLLLGAAREAIRAQWEVLFLKRNSADNLRWKSICGPDSTICKSLKVRIEMELAQRQNISSPCQSRKMDTEFDSTDRECALCYYDLHLSASGCPCSPEKYACLVHAKQLCSCDWNKRFFLFRYDVNELNILADALGGKLSAIHRWGVSDLGLSLSSCVKREKVQDSKTVRRLTDGPRRSYMSQASTVSLVPSSVSTEQKNNENKTLDLGCPVTNLLKISSEANNACPLTKQIKSENVSQLKEPCVKNELSCPTSNGTSRQHNGGIGGHKVAAPSLMVPSGQSFPANAVTRPLITSGESVRSTHVLAVFKESRETSCQTGDCTSSLTLREYHNRPLSMIDNGANMKPDLENLDNSHRLMALSDFNATLCHSYKDQTFLTPETNTSVMTEKDSSQARTASQQFVNTASRTQNVSQEPLCSVTAPKQLIDPQVVKNSYGVFGSGSVHLGHPTVGNQQLNERWHQRQSDTLSSVEVRARGHSAMIVQPALENHSRNGVAQKGPRIANIVHRFKCSVEPIEIGVVLSGKLWSSSQAIFPKGFKSRVKYFSVVDPVQMTYYISEILDAGQQGPLFMVTVENCPGEIFINISPTKCWNMVRERLNMEIRRQINMGRANLPTLQPPGSVDGHEMFGLLTPAIVQAIEARDRDHVCTEYWRSRSHVTTENRDNQNMPPQDPLLIALRGLFQRANCDELRALHSLLMSNRTLDDSSRQQACQILDEEIAKQWH, encoded by the exons ATGATGGGAACAGAAGGCATTGCAGCCACAGTCATTGAGGACCCCGAACCCTCGATTCCACCTGGATTTGGACCTTTTGCTGCCCCGGCATCATGGGGAAACGATGTTAAACCTGCTGATGCTCATTCTAGTTCTGTTTTAGCATTACAGAGCATCGacgacgatgtggaaattttggaATATCTATCCAGTTCAGTGGATCGCAAGAGTGACACAGGTTGCAGTATTTCTGGGAGCAATACCTGTAGGAAATCACTGCGCAATAGACCTCCAATAGATTATAGTCGCTTTGATCAGATTGCATATGAAGATTCTGATGCTGAAGTAGCAGACAAG GGTGTAAGTTCAGTGAAACATAGACAACAATTCCCTAAAGGAGTACTTCGAGGATGTCCAGAATGTGCCGATTGTCAAAAG GTTATTGCAAGATGGAATCCATCTGGTGCACGTAGGCCTGTTCTTGATGAGGCTCCTGTTTACTATCCTACCGAGGAG GAATTCCAGGACACCTTAAAATACATTGAGAGTATCCGCCCAACAGCAGAACCATATGGGTTATGCCGTATTGTTCCACCAGCTTCATGGAAGCCTCCATGCCTTCTTAAAGAGAAAAACATTTGGGAATGCTCAAAATTTTCTACTCGGGTACAGAAGGTTGACAAGCTCCAAAATCGTAAATCGTCCAAGAAGAGCAGAAGAGGTGGAATGATGAAGAAGCGTAGAAAGATTTCAGAGACTGAAGAAATCAATCACAATCAAATTGGAATGCAGCAAAACCAAGAGAGATTTGGATTTGAACCAGGACCAGAGTTCACACTacagatgtttcaaaagtatgcAGATGACTTCAGTGATCAGTATTTTATGAAAGATAAATGCAGAGATTCACCACCGTCAGTGGAAGATATCGAAGGCGAGTATTGGCGCATAGTTGAAAGGCCAACAGAAGAGATAGAG GTAATATATGGTGCCGATTTGGAGACTGGAACTTTTGGCAGCGGGTTTCCAAAGTTATGTCCTGAAATGAAATCTGATGTGGAGGATAAATATGCACAATCTGGGTGGAATCTAAATAACTTGCCTAGACTACAAGGTTCAGTTCTTTCTTTTGAAGGTGGCGACATTTCTGGTGTTTTAGTGCCTTGGGTTTATGTAGGCATGTGTTTTTCATCTTTCTGCTGG CATGTTGAAGATCATCATTTGTACTCACTGAACTACATGCATTGGGGTGCTCCAAAGATGTGGTATGGAGTTCCGGGAAAGGATGCTGTGAATTTGGAGGCTGCAATGAGGAAACATCTTCCTGAGTTGTTTGAGGAGCAACCTGATTTGCTTCACAACCTA GTTACTCAGTTTTCACCATCATTGCTTAAATCTGAAGGAGTACCAGTCTACCGTTGTGTTCAGCATGAGGGAGAGTTTGTCCTGACATTCCCACGGGCATACCATGCTGGTTTTAATTGTGGCTTCAATTGTGCAGAAGCTGTTAATGTGGCACCCATTGATTGGTTGCCAGTTGGACAAAATGCTGTTGAGCTTTATCGTGAACAAGCTCGGAAAATAACTATCTCCCATGATAAGCTGTTGCTTGGGGCTGCAAGGGAAGCAATAAGAGCTCAATGGGAGGTCCTATTTCTCAAGAGGAATTCTGCTGATAACTTGAGGTGGAAAAGCATATGTGGACCTGATAGCACAATATGCAAGTCACTGAAG GTACGAATTGAAATGGAGTTGGCACAAAGACAAAATATATCCTCTCCATGTCAATCTAGGAAAATGGATACCGAATTTGATTCTACTGATAGGGAATGTGCATTGTGCTACTATGATCTGCATCTTTCAGCTTCTGGATGTCCATGCTCCCCAGAGAAATATGCTTGCCTGGTACATGCAAAGCAGCTTTGCTCATGTGATTGGAACAAAAGGTTTTTCCTATTTCGTTATGATGTCAATGAGTTGAATATCTTAGCTGATGCTTTAGGGGGAAAGCTAAGTGCCATTCACAGATGGGGTGTCTCTGATCTTGGATTAAGTTTGAGCTCGTGTGTTAAACGGGAAAAGGTCCAAGATTCTAAGACTGTTCGCAGATTAACTGATGGCCCAAGACGGTCCTACATGTCGCAGGCATCAACAGTATCGTTGGTTCCTTCTTCTGTTAGCACTGAACAGAAAAACAATGAAAATAAGACACTGGATTTAGGTTGTCCAGTTACGAATTTACTTAAAATAAGTTCGGAGGCAAATAATGCGTGTCCTTTGACAAAGCAGATAAAATCAGAAAATGTCTCACAGCTAAAGGAGCCATGTGTGAAGAATGAATTATCATGTCCGACCAGCAATGGTACCAGCCGACAACATAATGGAGGGATTGGAGGCCACAAAGTTGCAGCACCAAGCTTGATGGTTCCTTCTGGTCAATCATTTCCTGCAAATGCTGTGACAAGACCCTTAATTACTTCAGGTGAATCCGTGAGAAGTACGCATGTCTTGGCAGTATTTAAAGAGAGTAGAGAAACCTCTTGCCAAACTGGAGACTGTACATCTTCACTTACACTTAGGGAGTATCATAACAGGCCACTGTCAATGATTGATAATGGAGCTAACATGAAGCCAGATCTGGAAAACTTAGACAATTCTCATAGGTTGATGGCATTATCAGACTTCAATGCAACTCTATGTCATTCTTACAAAGATCAAACATTCTTAACACCAGAAACTAATACCTCAGTGATGACTGAGAAAGATAGCAGTCAGGCCCGTACTGCAAGCCAGCAGTTTGTCAATACTGCTTCAAGAACACAAAATGTGTCTCAGGAACCATTGTGTAGTGTCACTGCTCCAAAGCAACTCATAGATCCTCAAGTTGTGAAAAATTCATATGGTGTTTTTGGTTCAGGCAGTGTCCATCTTGGGCATCCAACCGTTGGTAATCAGCAACTAAATGAGAGATGGCATCAAAGACAATCTGATACTCTATCCAGTGTGGAAGTTAGAGCTAGGGGCCATTCAGCTATGATAGTGCAGCCTGCTCTGGAAAATCACAGCAGAAATGGAGTTGCACAGAAGGGTCCTCGCATAGCTAACATTGTACATAGATTCAAGTGCTCTGTTGAACCTATAGAAATTGGTGTTGTGCTATCTGGGAAGTTGTGGTCCTCAAGTCAAGCAATCTTCCCAAAAG GGTTTAAGAGCAGAGTAAAATACTTCAGTGTTGTAGATCCAGTACAAATGACATACTACATATCTGAAATattggacgctggacagcagggacccctttttatg GTGACTGTAGAAAACTGTCCTGGTGAAATTTTCATAAACATCTCTCCTACCAAGTGCTGGAACATGGTTCGTGAAAGGCTCAATATGGAAATAAGGAGGCAGATCAATATGGGAAGAGCTAACCTTCCTACACTACAGCCTCCAGGATCAGTTGATGGTCATGAAATGTTCGGGTTGTTAACACCAGCAATAGTTCAG GCAATTGAGGCTCGGGACAGAGATCACGTCTGTACAGAGTACTGGCGATCAAGGTCCCATGTTACAACTGAGAATCGAGACAATCAGAATATGCCACCTCAGGATCCATTGCTTATTGCACTGAGGGGGCTCTTCCAGCGGGCTAATTGTGATGAACTGCGAGCACTACACAGTTTACTGATGAGCAATAGAACCCTGGATGACAGTTCTAGGCAGCAGGCTTGCCAAATCCTCGATGAGGAGATTGCAAAGCAATGGCACTGA